The sequence GGAACAATGTGTGCACAACTTTTCCATGCAGGAAGGTATGCTGCTGATCGGAATTGTGTGGCTCCGTCTGCGATTCGTGCACCAATCAATCGTTATGTTCCCAAAGCACTTTCAGAAGAAGAATGTTGGAGGACCATTGAGGATTTTGGAATTGCTGCAAAGTTAGCTCATGAGTCCGGGTTTGGAGCCGTCGAAATCATGGGGAGTGAGGGTTACCTACTCAACCAATTTTTTTCAGAAGTCACAAACAAACGTGATGATTATTTTGGTGGAGATACAAAACGAAGGATGAACTTATCCATAGAAGTTCTTCGTCTCGTTAAAAAACAATTACCGGATGGTTTTCCTGTAATCTTTCGTATGTCTGGGATTGATCTTATTCCTGGGAATCCTAGTTTTGAAGAGGTCATTCAACTAGCGAAAGTTTTACGAGATGAAAAAGTTTCTGCTTTAAATATTGGAATCGGTTGGCATGAATCTAGAATCCCAACAATTAGCCAACTTGTTCCCAGGGGAGCATGGATTCCTATTGCGGGTCGCATCAAAGAACAAATAACAGATATTCCTATCATTGCTTCAAATCGTGTGAATGATCCTGTTACGATGCAAAAGGTTTTTGATGAAAACAGAGCTGATATCATTTCTATGGCAAGACCATTTCTGGCAGACCCATCGATCGTTAAAAAATTCGAATTAGGAATGTCAAATAGGATCAACACTTGTGTGGCCTGTAACCAAGCTTGCCTCGACCATGCTTTCCAAGAAAAATCTGTTTCTTGTATCGTAAATCCAGAAGCTGTAAACGAATTAGAATATAGAAAACCAAAAGTAAAAGATCCCAAAAAAGTTTTGGTCATTGGAACAGGGCCCGCAGGACTCGAAGCGGCCAGAGCCAGTGCAAGTCTTGGCCATAAAGTGACTCTCGTTGAAAAAGCAAGTGTGCTTGGTGGACAATTTCAATTGGCATCAAACATTCCTGGAAAATCAGAGTTTAAAGAAACCATTCGTTATTTCTCCAGCGAACTTCCTGCTCTTGGCGTAGACATCCGTTTGGATACAACGGCAACTTTAACATTGTTGGAAACAGAAAATCCTGATGTTACCATTTTTGCCAGTGGTGTGAAACCACGCGAATTTACATTAAAAGGACTAGAAAATCTTCCTTCGGGAAATTATACTGAGTATCTTACCGGAAAGTTCCAGCCAGGAAAACGAGTGGCTGTGATTGGAGGAGGAGGGATTGGTGTGGATGTGGCACATCGTTTGACGGAAGATGAAGAACCAACTCTTAGTTCTTACGACAAAAAATATAATATTAGTTCATTTACGAATGCTAATGTTCAAAAAGAAAAAGCAAAAAGGGATGTGGCGGTTTTTCGTAGAAATGGAAAACACGGAGCAGGTCTTGGACCCACAACCTTTTGGGCACTCAAACAAGAATTGGAATCAGTAGGAGTTGAATTCTATCATGGTCTTACTTATAAAGAGGTAACTCCCGAAGGTTTGAAGGTAGAATTAAAAAATGGTGAAGAATTTTTATATCCCTGTGATTCACTTATTTTATGTGTGGGGCAGGAAAAGGAAACATCCATATTGGAAGAATTCCAAACCAAACATCCAAATAAAAAAACCATAGTCATTGGTGGAGCAAAAGATCCAAGGAACATTGATGCCAAACGGGCGTTCTTGGAAGGTTTAGAAGCAGCACATAGTATTAAATAGGAGAAAATATATGATCGCAAATAATTATTTTTCGGATGATGAGGACTTACAGGTCATCTTCAACCAACTTCTCGATTGGAATTCCATCATTAAAGAAACAGAAGGTGATGAATTTTTTGACCATAAAACATTTGTTAAAACAAGTAATCCTCGTTTTGAAATGGCTCCTTCCACAAAAGAAGAAGCTTTGGAATTGTATACTTCCAGTTTGGATGCAATGGGAGATTTTTTTGGGAATGATGTTTCTCAAAAATCACAAATCATGGATCGCAATGAATTAAAGTATGCCAATGGAAAAGTAATTTTTCCCAAAGAGACAGTAGAGATTTACGAAAAATTCCGTAACACTGGTCTTATGGCATATTCGCTTTCCAGAGAAGCTGGTGGTCTTGCTTTTCCTGCGACCGTTGGTGCGTTATATGCAATGCTTATGGCGAGAGCCGATGTTGCTTTTTGTATGACAACCACCTTACTCAATTTAGCACAGATTGTTGATAGGTTTGGAACTCCTGAACAAATTGAAACCTATGCCACTAAGGCTGCCACTGGTGAATGTTTGTTTGCTATGTCTCTGACTGAGCCAGATTACGGCTCTGACCTTAATAATGTAAGAACCGTTGCGGTAAAACAGGAAGATGGAAGTTACCGTCTAACGGGAACCAAACGATTTATATCACAAGGTTGTGGGCTTGGAGATCTTCCAGCACTCCTTTTGACACTAGCTCGCACTGGTAAAGCAGAAGGTGGAGCTCGGGGTTTATCTGTATTCATTGTGAAAAGCGAAGATGTATTTGTTGCAGGAATTGAAAAGAAGATGGGGATTCACGCATCTCCAACTTGTGAAATTGTCTATGAAAACACTTACGGCGAAATTTTAGGAGAAGAAGGGCTCGGCCTCACTCGTTATACTGCGGGTATGACTAATTTTATGCGTCTTGTCAGTGCCTCCGGTGGCTGTGGTGGCGGAGCTGCTGCCTATTTTGAATGTGTAAAATATGCCAATGAAAGAAAACAATTTGGAAAACCCATTGGTGAAATTCCTGCTGTTGCAGAAATGATTCATAAAATCAAACGTGAAACAAACGCTATGCGACTTTTGACTTTGGAAACGGCTCGTGTGATTGATATGTACCAACATCACCAAATCCGAATGGAAAAAGCAAATAAAGATGATAGAGAGATCAGAAAAGATGAAAAAGTGAAGTATTGGTCCACTTTAGCTTCCACTCTCACACCGATGGCAAAATATTATAGTTCCGAGGAAGGTCATAAATGTACAAATCTCGCTGTACAGGTATTTGGTGGTGCTGGTTACACAGAAGATTATGATATTTCTCGTATGTTTAGAGATTCTCGGATCAATACGATTTACGAAGGAACAAGCCAAATCCATGTTCGTATTGCCACGGGTGCTATTCTTGCGGGGATGGTTGGGGATGGAAATTTTAAGA is a genomic window of Leptospira brenneri containing:
- a CDS encoding FAD-dependent oxidoreductase, with the translated sequence MNTAFSPITIGNLTLPNRFIMGSMHLGVEGETGTAERMAAFYGKRFEGGVSLIVTGGISVNEEGKGSRTFFNIQNPEHAKELKRMNELLEGKGTMCAQLFHAGRYAADRNCVAPSAIRAPINRYVPKALSEEECWRTIEDFGIAAKLAHESGFGAVEIMGSEGYLLNQFFSEVTNKRDDYFGGDTKRRMNLSIEVLRLVKKQLPDGFPVIFRMSGIDLIPGNPSFEEVIQLAKVLRDEKVSALNIGIGWHESRIPTISQLVPRGAWIPIAGRIKEQITDIPIIASNRVNDPVTMQKVFDENRADIISMARPFLADPSIVKKFELGMSNRINTCVACNQACLDHAFQEKSVSCIVNPEAVNELEYRKPKVKDPKKVLVIGTGPAGLEAARASASLGHKVTLVEKASVLGGQFQLASNIPGKSEFKETIRYFSSELPALGVDIRLDTTATLTLLETENPDVTIFASGVKPREFTLKGLENLPSGNYTEYLTGKFQPGKRVAVIGGGGIGVDVAHRLTEDEEPTLSSYDKKYNISSFTNANVQKEKAKRDVAVFRRNGKHGAGLGPTTFWALKQELESVGVEFYHGLTYKEVTPEGLKVELKNGEEFLYPCDSLILCVGQEKETSILEEFQTKHPNKKTIVIGGAKDPRNIDAKRAFLEGLEAAHSIK
- a CDS encoding acyl-CoA dehydrogenase family protein; this encodes MIANNYFSDDEDLQVIFNQLLDWNSIIKETEGDEFFDHKTFVKTSNPRFEMAPSTKEEALELYTSSLDAMGDFFGNDVSQKSQIMDRNELKYANGKVIFPKETVEIYEKFRNTGLMAYSLSREAGGLAFPATVGALYAMLMARADVAFCMTTTLLNLAQIVDRFGTPEQIETYATKAATGECLFAMSLTEPDYGSDLNNVRTVAVKQEDGSYRLTGTKRFISQGCGLGDLPALLLTLARTGKAEGGARGLSVFIVKSEDVFVAGIEKKMGIHASPTCEIVYENTYGEILGEEGLGLTRYTAGMTNFMRLVSASGGCGGGAAAYFECVKYANERKQFGKPIGEIPAVAEMIHKIKRETNAMRLLTLETARVIDMYQHHQIRMEKANKDDREIRKDEKVKYWSTLASTLTPMAKYYSSEEGHKCTNLAVQVFGGAGYTEDYDISRMFRDSRINTIYEGTSQIHVRIATGAILAGMVGDGNFKKYLNSLKEEIPSPSTFLLEQERVLEESIREMRAIQVETKKETVAENLMIQMTRYICSLLYEKSITKITDPKLKTIWEKDCRAYVIDSAAIAQSSLYRIQNFG